Sequence from the [Clostridium] scindens genome:
CTCCTTCATTCGGCGTAATAAAGTCAATACATCGCAGCAACTGGCCATCGCATGGTGCGGCGGGCGCCGGATCTAGAATGACTTCAATCCCTTGTTCGGCACAGTATTGCGCGGCCCTCTTTACGGTTTCCATCGGGATCTCCAGCTGCAGCAGCACCAGGCCGCATGTATCCAGGAACGGCTGGATCTTTTTTATATAATCAATGTCGACATGCTTATTGGCCCCTTCTTGGATAACAATATAGTTTTCGCCTTCTTTATTGACGTGTATGACTGCAATCCCTGTGTTAACGCCTTGGCACGTCTCGACATGCCTTATATCTACGCCGGAGTTTTCCAGTACTTGTAATGCCTGCTTTCCGTAAATATCATCCCCGACTTTACCGAACATGACGACATCCGCGCCCAGCCTTTTGGCAGCCACCGCCTGATTTGCCCCTTTTCCTCCGGGACAAGTACGAAATTCCAGCCCTTTCACCGTTTCCCCCGGCTCTGGAAATTGCATTACGCTCGAGACAATATCCATATTAATGCTTCCGATTATTGCTATTTTTTTCATATTTGCAGCTCCTTTTTGTTTTTATGACAGTGGAGAGAAATTCCCTCCGCTGTCATTGGCAAAAAGTAAAAGAGTATTCAATAAGCCTCCTTTATTTTGTCCTTACTCCGACCGTAAGAATGATACAGCAGTAAAGGCGCAAATCCCCAGTCTGGATTAAAAGTCCTGTTTCTGGCTTCATGCATTCCGCGCGGAAGTCCCATCTCTTTAATTTTTTAATCTCCATGCCTTCTGGAAGTATTTCCCTGTACTCCGGAAAGACAGGCGCATCTTCCATCGTATCCATGACTGGCGCAGCGGCCGATTCGATATTGACCGCCTTAACGATCTCTTTTAGCACATCCGTAACTTTCATTTTATCTGGTGCAAGATTTAAGAATACTTTTTTCGCCGTATCCGGAACGCCTATATCCGCCGGAAAATTTCCATCCGCAATTACGATATTCGTGCCATGTCCTGCCTCTGACAGCGCCTTAAGTATTTCGGGATGAATAATGTCGCCATAAATCATAATAATCTCTCCTTTGCTACACTACTTGTCGTAATTTTCAATAAACAGATCCACGTTATCTTTGGTTACTTCAATATAGCCTGTATTGGTATTTCTTGGGATGCATGTAA
This genomic interval carries:
- the rbsK gene encoding ribokinase, with amino-acid sequence MKKIAIIGSINMDIVSSVMQFPEPGETVKGLEFRTCPGGKGANQAVAAKRLGADVVMFGKVGDDIYGKQALQVLENSGVDIRHVETCQGVNTGIAVIHVNKEGENYIVIQEGANKHVDIDYIKKIQPFLDTCGLVLLQLEIPMETVKRAAQYCAEQGIEVILDPAPAAPCDGQLLRCIDFITPNEGELKKIACEDDMEKGARKLLDAGVKNVIKKAGAKGCYFINRDRMDYIAGFKVKAADTTGAGDSFNAGFAVARAKGYEDRKALEYANAVGALAVTKMGAQDSMPTHKEVELFMNDLKRGRGI
- a CDS encoding RbsD/FucU family protein, which produces MIYGDIIHPEILKALSEAGHGTNIVIADGNFPADIGVPDTAKKVFLNLAPDKMKVTDVLKEIVKAVNIESAAAPVMDTMEDAPVFPEYREILPEGMEIKKLKRWDFRAECMKPETGLLIQTGDLRLYCCIILTVGVRTK